A DNA window from Plasmodium vinckei vinckei genome assembly, chromosome: PVVCY_02 contains the following coding sequences:
- a CDS encoding early transcribed membrane protein: MKVPKVSAIFLVFLLSVCFLPSPSLCDANAANPKVPNVASPAVSASSAESAQGPAVSPKINNPPAPEKNDNKDIAKIDDKINKKKSSAKPLLITAISTMAAIAIASALGYGMYTKNKAKPEKEGEEGDASTNEDADDSEESNETIKDVEEVVSDIIDKVTDAEKN; the protein is encoded by the coding sequence atgaaagtcCCAAAAGTAAGtgctatttttttggttTTTCTCCTTTCCGTTTGTTTTTTACCATCACCTTCATTATGTGATGCAAATGCCGCCAATCCTAAAGTTCCAAATGTTGCTAGCCCAGCCGTAAGTGCTAGCTCGGCTGAAAGCGCACAAGGACCAGCTGTAAGTCCAAAAATTAACAATCCACCAGCTccagaaaaaaatgataataaggATATAGCAAAAATTGatgacaaaataaataaaaaaaaaagcagcGCTAAACCATTGTTAATTACAGCAATATCAACAATGGCAGCAATAGCAATTGCAAGCGCATTAGGTTATGGTATGTACACAAAGAACAAAGCAAAACCCGAAAAGGAGGGTGAAGAAGGTGATGCATCTACCAATGAAGACGCAGATGATTCTGAAGAATCTAATGAAACCATCAAAGATGTTGAAGAAGTAGTTTCTGATATAATCGACAAAGTTACTGATGCTGAAAAAAACTAA